The Acetomicrobium flavidum genome window below encodes:
- a CDS encoding anthranilate synthase component I family protein, whose protein sequence is MQTQNAKKEKIETTCSCSLGSTRAVSLYRTLRGNGPSFLMELGDFALLGAKPKKIFQVEGDVTIVTDQDGHTRKLPKEDFFEAVDNYMQEHKVADDELLPFNGGLLGYIGYDIASNAHLSAYPGAFLFEPSVYCVLERSTGRIIHCNQTGLFDDAPVEPLQAGDKSANALLTGQLDGKSPVEIESFPPKDDFTSMVAKALKRIGDGEATQVVLSRQIRTKEYVNPMTLYEALRQVNPSPYMFIMEFDGKCLVGSSPELLLGVRDGQALTRPIAGTRRRGKDQGEDDFFEMEMLFDDKERQEHLLLLELSMKEFENMCSPESIKVSKYFEVERYSNVMHLVSQVEGRLMPNVTATQALKASFPAGTVTGTPKDAAMKIIDEMEFIPRGPYGGAIGYIGFNGNLEMSILIRTFMQNDEGLTIQAGAGIVAGSNPEREFMETQNKARALIQALKVAKNRRDNNA, encoded by the coding sequence ATGCAGACGCAAAATGCAAAGAAAGAAAAGATCGAAACGACCTGCTCATGCAGTTTAGGATCAACAAGAGCTGTAAGCCTTTACAGGACATTGAGAGGCAACGGACCTTCTTTTCTCATGGAGTTAGGCGATTTCGCGCTTTTGGGGGCCAAACCTAAAAAGATATTTCAGGTAGAAGGCGATGTGACCATCGTAACGGATCAAGATGGCCATACAAGAAAACTGCCTAAGGAGGATTTCTTTGAAGCAGTCGACAATTACATGCAGGAACACAAAGTTGCGGATGACGAGCTTTTGCCCTTTAACGGTGGTCTTTTAGGCTACATAGGTTACGACATCGCATCTAATGCCCACCTATCTGCCTATCCTGGCGCTTTTTTGTTCGAGCCTTCCGTTTATTGCGTTTTAGAGAGATCCACCGGAAGGATAATCCACTGCAACCAAACCGGCTTATTCGATGACGCTCCCGTTGAACCGCTGCAGGCAGGCGATAAATCCGCAAATGCTCTTCTTACCGGCCAGCTTGACGGCAAGAGCCCTGTGGAGATCGAGTCTTTCCCACCCAAGGACGATTTCACATCCATGGTTGCAAAAGCGCTTAAGCGCATTGGAGATGGCGAGGCAACGCAGGTAGTCCTGTCCAGGCAGATTAGGACGAAGGAGTACGTAAACCCCATGACGTTATATGAGGCCTTAAGGCAAGTCAACCCCTCTCCATACATGTTCATCATGGAATTCGACGGAAAATGTCTAGTAGGCTCATCTCCCGAGCTTCTTCTAGGGGTAAGGGATGGCCAAGCTCTTACCAGGCCCATTGCCGGCACGAGGCGTCGCGGAAAGGACCAGGGCGAGGACGATTTTTTTGAGATGGAGATGCTCTTCGACGACAAGGAACGCCAAGAACATTTGCTTTTACTTGAGCTTTCCATGAAGGAGTTCGAAAATATGTGCTCGCCTGAAAGCATCAAAGTATCTAAATATTTCGAAGTGGAAAGGTACAGCAATGTCATGCACCTGGTATCTCAAGTCGAGGGAAGGCTCATGCCAAACGTTACGGCAACGCAGGCGTTAAAGGCGTCCTTCCCCGCCGGCACAGTAACGGGAACCCCTAAGGATGCGGCCATGAAGATCATCGACGAAATGGAGTTTATTCCAAGAGGCCCTTACGGTGGAGCTATAGGCTACATCGGATTTAACGGCAATTTGGAGATGAGCATCCTGATCAGGACCTTCATGCAAAACGACGAAGGTTTGACAATTCAGGCCGGAGCAGGGATAGTCGCCGGCTCCAATCCGGAAAGGGAATTTATGGAAACTCAAAACAAGGCTAGAGCCTTGATACAAGCCTTAAAAGTCGCAAAAAACAGGAGGGATAACAATGCTTAG
- a CDS encoding MFS transporter, which translates to MLRKRKEILLVLCTIAMIMMIGIGIVSPILPHYARSFGVNITMVGLLITVFGLARIAIDVPAGSLVEIFGRRSMLVLGPALLGVASFCCSMARSYLQLLCFRFLQGLGSGLYTTAAMVMLADISNVRTRGPMMSFYQGAILIGAGLGPTVGGYIADAWGIRAPFIVYSFMAALATIWAYVKLPETKSPKAAKAISNDDIEINDKEDDVKQQATILKGIIKLFKKREFLLGSLVTFSIFFTRTGTQNQLIPLLGADRIGLSASLIGTVLTIVTIFQFIALFIVGKLSVRLPRKTLITPGCILLGIGLVLVAFSKNYSYLLISAMVMGVGIGMAGPVISAYVADTLSRDEYGIGMGLYRAISDIGFVVGPVTLGWLADIGGFIRPILINAAFVISIACIFHIFARETAK; encoded by the coding sequence GTGTTGCGCAAAAGAAAAGAGATATTGTTGGTGTTGTGTACCATAGCCATGATCATGATGATAGGCATCGGCATTGTAAGCCCCATATTGCCTCACTATGCCAGATCGTTTGGCGTCAATATAACCATGGTCGGCCTATTGATAACGGTTTTCGGTCTGGCAAGAATAGCGATTGACGTACCTGCCGGTTCCCTGGTTGAGATCTTTGGCAGACGATCCATGTTGGTGCTGGGGCCTGCCTTATTGGGGGTCGCATCCTTCTGCTGTAGCATGGCAAGAAGCTACTTACAGCTTTTATGTTTTAGGTTCCTGCAGGGATTGGGATCGGGTTTATATACGACTGCCGCGATGGTCATGCTCGCCGATATTAGCAATGTAAGGACACGGGGACCCATGATGAGCTTTTATCAGGGAGCAATCCTTATCGGGGCGGGATTAGGTCCAACGGTAGGCGGTTATATAGCCGATGCATGGGGAATTAGGGCCCCGTTTATCGTATATTCATTTATGGCTGCTTTGGCGACCATTTGGGCTTACGTGAAGCTGCCTGAGACGAAGTCGCCCAAGGCAGCAAAGGCAATATCTAATGATGATATTGAGATTAACGATAAAGAAGACGATGTAAAACAACAAGCGACCATCCTTAAAGGCATAATAAAGCTCTTTAAGAAAAGGGAATTTCTGCTTGGCTCACTTGTGACCTTTAGCATATTTTTTACTCGCACCGGGACGCAAAATCAGCTCATCCCCTTGCTTGGTGCCGACAGGATTGGCCTTTCGGCTTCCCTAATAGGGACAGTCCTCACGATCGTCACAATTTTTCAGTTTATAGCCTTGTTTATCGTGGGCAAACTTTCTGTCAGGTTGCCAAGGAAGACCTTGATAACGCCTGGATGCATCCTTTTGGGCATTGGGCTGGTCTTGGTCGCCTTTAGTAAGAATTACAGCTATTTGCTGATTAGCGCCATGGTTATGGGGGTAGGGATAGGGATGGCAGGTCCTGTCATATCTGCTTACGTCGCCGATACTTTGTCTCGCGACGAATACGGCATCGGGATGGGATTATATAGGGCAATCAGTGACATTGGGTTTGTGGTAGGCCCTGTCACTTTGGGTTGGTTAGCCGATATCGGGGGATTTATAAGGCCAATCCTCATAAATGCAGCATTCGTGATATCTATTGCTTGCATCTTTCACATCTTTGCACGGGAGACGGCTAAGTGA
- a CDS encoding flavoprotein, protein MIKRVAWVVTGAGHFLRECIDVIAEYKSDINLFVSRAGLEVIKVYGLYDHLLRESIDIVNDQSASSASCGAFAAGRYSVLVIAPATSNTVAKCALGIADSLPTNLFAQAGKSKVPIVVLPSDVSCEIESVTPSGKRIMVYPRPIDMRNVSMLKEFPGVTVVDDVEKLRSSLEIYIL, encoded by the coding sequence TTGATAAAGAGGGTAGCATGGGTTGTCACGGGCGCGGGGCACTTTTTAAGGGAGTGCATTGACGTTATAGCCGAATATAAAAGCGACATAAACCTTTTTGTCTCTAGAGCAGGTCTGGAAGTAATCAAGGTGTATGGATTATACGATCACCTGCTCAGAGAAAGTATTGATATAGTAAATGATCAGAGCGCATCCTCTGCAAGCTGTGGTGCCTTTGCTGCGGGTAGATACAGCGTGTTAGTCATAGCGCCTGCTACTTCAAACACGGTGGCAAAGTGTGCATTGGGCATAGCCGATTCCCTACCCACTAACCTGTTTGCTCAAGCGGGTAAATCTAAGGTGCCCATAGTCGTATTGCCAAGTGACGTATCCTGCGAGATAGAGTCCGTGACCCCTTCGGGCAAAAGGATAATGGTATATCCGAGGCCGATAGACATGCGAAACGTAAGTATGCTTAAGGAATTTCCGGGGGTTACGGTGGTAGATGACGTTGAGAAACTGAGATCTAGCTTGGAAATTTATATTTTATAA